The Gossypium hirsutum isolate 1008001.06 chromosome D03, Gossypium_hirsutum_v2.1, whole genome shotgun sequence genomic interval caactcaattaacaatattattaatacatACAATTAGTGGAGATAATAAATTCTAcatattaaaaaatgtataaaaaaataaaataaagctttggttgagcggtaaatttaaggttttattaatTCAATTAGTGCGGGTTTAAATCTTACATATCCATATTCTTTTgggttttgttaaaatgaaaatactaaaataccctcgataaTATGACTAATTTTAATTACGGAATAACATTTTCGTAATTTCCTAACCGAGTTGGTACTTGATTAACTCATGACACCAACATAGTCAGGgggttttattaatagtatagatatttAATTgcagtttaattattttatttttgttactaaATCCAAGTTTAGGTTCAGGTTACTCTCGAGTTGAGATTTTTTAAAGTTCAAGTTTTTGACTTTTCGATCAAATTGGATTCAAAATGAGTTTAGACTCAGGCCCATTTTGCCACATCTACTCAAAAGTCAAAACTagctaaaatcaaaataaaaatccaaaaatcttaaaattcaaattaatataaaataaaatcaacccCGACTAGACATATTCATGGCTCAGGCTGCCTAGGCCCACTTGAAATTTGCTTGAAAAATGGGTTCGGGCCAAAATAGGCTCGTTTGAAATATGGTTCGAGGTCGGGCTTGAACATTAAAGGCCCAAGCCTAACCCGACCCAGCCCaaccaatttttaagtttataatactttatattatgttatttttatatattatgtaatttataacacattaaaataataaatctatactaaatatatctactctaatgtaaacattaaaataatattaagatgactatataaaaataaataaaataattaaatttaaatttaaataatataaatatttttaaaaaaaatttaaaataatgtggGCAAGAGCTTAGGTTAATCTTTTGCAAATATGGGTGagtttaggtaaaattttaagcttATATTTTAGGTATGGCCGAGTTTGAGCAAACATAAAGTATGTTGATATCATGCTTAGATATTGCTCGATCTGGTCTAATTCATGAACACATCTAACCCCGACCCATCCAATTAATAAATCTAGTGTCAATAGAGATAGATATGCCCATATACTAAACAATGCCCAAACCCAATAGATCATGCaagctttttcttcttttcattaaAGGCCTAGACTCAAGCTTTTTGGTTCCTTATTAGGGCTATTTTGGCAATACttttaaaaagtacttttgaaaagtgttcttgaaaagtttggtttaaaatttaagtgtttagtactgttgtcaaaaaatatttttgagaaataaaatattcattttagacgtgttattatcaagtaataaatatgcatttaaataatatttaaattagttaatattattatattttagtaagaatataaaaaattattataacttgttaatattttaatatatgaaatataaattttaaatatttttaagtaataaatattaattatttataaaatttaattagaatatataaaccatattttaaatatttaaatataaccattaaatatttgtaattagtatttaaaaaaatatttttttatttttaattaataattttaatacatttgtaATTAAACACCAAAAAAAGAGAGAATGTATTATATTACTGGAGggatgaaaaagtaattaagcattgatggaagaaaaggtaaaatttttaacttctctcggaaatgtttttgaaaattacttttaaaaaaataaaatttcaaccaaaaaaatttgtttaacacaattttttAGCTATACTAAACATGCCCTTAATGTCCTTCTTTGCATTCAATCCATCTAAAAGCCCAAATAAGCAATTTTTTGCTTGTTCAAAGTAAAAACCCCGAGCTGACGCTACGTTGTTGACACACGTTACTATATTTTTGCCATCACACTACGTTGCTTCCCCCTCTTCGACGGCGACTTTCAACTTTTCTTCCTGCCTGTGAAAAGAATGAACTCACTTGATGTTTTAATGGAAGCCTTAGCTTCTCAATCAATAAACCCCATTAAAACAACCCTTATTTGGCTTCTAAGAACAACATGGATAGTTGGAACCCTTCCCATCCTCATAGCTTCACTCCCTTCTCCATGTCTCAATTCATTTCACTCCCTTTTACTAAGCTTTGCTAAAAGGGGTAAGATTATGCCATCTTCATCACACGTaagaactttttttttatcatctttttccatAAAGTTTCAATctttcaaacaattaatttatttttcattctggtttttttttttttttggatgtaGAGGTTCACAGTTCCCCAGAGTTTCTTTCTTCACTTTTATTTGCTGGCTTTGATTTGGACAACCACCTTGTTAATGGGTACTTGGTATTTTGCTTACAAAGTTACACCTTTGAGTACTGAGTCGTTGAGTTACCTTGCAGCTGCTAATCATTTAACAGGAGGATCACTTGTTTTTTCATTACACAAGTCTCGGTTTAGTTCTGTTGATGAcaggttcaatgtttggaaagcTGTGTTCTTGTTGTTGTTGATGGAAATCCATGTCTTGAGGCGACTTTATGAGacctttcaagttttcaattatAGCCCTTCAGCTCGGATGCATATTGTTGGATACTTGACTGGTATTTAGTGAGTTGCTTAAcacattttgatatgtttatgaaTTACTATTGgatgattttatttgatttcttttgTTGATTGAAGCTTGTACTTGTAAAAAAAATCTAGTATCTAGTGAGTTGATGAACACAATTTGATATGTTTATggattgccattgatgaatttatttGATTCTTTCGTTGATTTAAAGCTTGTGAAAATTAGTGTACTTGTAAGAATGTGAAAGCATCTTCGGCTTGAATGAATGTTTTTGGATACTTTTCTCATATCTAGTGAGTTGATGAACACGATTTGATATGTTTGTggattgccattgatgaatttatttGATTCTTTCGTTGATTTAAAGCTTGTGAAAATTAGTGTACTTGTAAGAATGTGAAAGCATCTTCAGCTCGAATGAAGGTTTTTGGATACTTCTCTCATATCTAGTGAGTTGATGAACACGATTTGATATGTTTATgaattgccatttgatgaattgatTTGGTTCTGATTGTATTGGCAGTTTCTATACGGCAGCACCATTGTCGCTCTGTACGTTTTGTGTACTCGAGGCTTTTAACTTTGCAGCTGATCAAGTGGCTGAATTTAAAGTCGAAGGCCAAGAAATGGTGTCAATTACAGATTTTGATTTGTGGGGATATATGAAGCCATTAACAAGGCTCGGTTGGTGCCAATGGACCGGTGCTGTTATATTTGCTTGGGGATGGTTCCATCAACTTCGTTGTCATGCAATTCTCGTATGTGTTTCCGCCTGTTTAAATCTATCGCTATCTGTATGTATCGTTGTGTGCTGGTTTTTGAGGTTTAAATGAATGGTATGTTAGAGAATCGATATCGATGCTTCATGCATCACCCGGTTATGATGTATGCTTTTGCTTTTTATACAGGGGTCACTTAGAGAACGCGGAGACCGAACCAACAAATACGTGATTCCATATGGAGATTGGTTCGAAGTTGTCTCGAGTCCACACTATTTATCCGAGATGGTGATTCTCTTTAATGCTTTGGTATGTGCATTTGTTGCTGATCAAAGTTATGATCATTACTTGTATCTATACAGATATTATATGCCGGTTTATTGGTTGCGAGCGGAGGGACCGATTTTACAATATGGCTACTTCTCGGATTTGTGGTATTTCATACCTCCTTATATCCACTTTCTCGAACTTGGCCGAACACTTTGTAATTGTAACTAGTTTCAGGTGGCTAATCTTGTACTTGCGGCGGCAGAAACTCACCGATGGTACCTCCGGAAGTTCGAGAATTATCCTCGTAATCGGCAGGCCATTCTTCCATTCGTTTATTAGTACAGACAAAAAGTTTTTGAAGTATATTGTGTACAGTTAGGTTACTGAAATATGTAGAGAGATGCCTATGTCGTTGAACATTATTATTTGAGCTATATTTATTGTCGGTTTAATACACAAATGTACGCAAAATTGTAATTGCACATGATAAGAGCTCGAACTCGAATAGTTCGGAAAATGTTTTACGAAAAAAATTAGTTTTACAAAAAATTTGCTTTGTTAAAACATTTTACGAGAATAGGGAATAATTTACGTTGATTGGAAAACTTTTTATGTcgatgattttattttatataaaacaaatatcaaaaataaaaataaaaaaactgaaaatatttttcgtaaaagTTTTTATGAAAGCAAATAGTGAGGCCTTTTGTAAAGATAATGCAATGAAAGCCCATAAAAATTTAGCCCAAATCAAGGCCGAGACTCTTTTAATGGTATCCACTAAGAAAATTTCCCAATTCTCTCTCCTCTGATCggtgaaaagaaaatttgaagaaaaaaaatccatCACCGATCTAAGTTCCCCAAATTCTATTCAAATCGCCGGCGAAATTTTGATCTGGAAATCTAAAAATGTCGTCCACATTCAGCGGCGATGAAACTGCTCCTTTTTTTGGCTTCCTCGGTGCCGCTGCTGCCCTCGTTTTCTCCtgtaaaaaaaaccctaaccctaacgctaaaattttcaattctttatGGGTTTCTATTTTGTTGAAccaattgggttttttttttcaggtATGGGAGCTGCGTATGGGACGGCTAAGAGCGGTGTTGGTGTGGCGTCGATGGGAGTGATGAGGCCGGAGCTGGTGATGAAATCGATCGTTCCCGTTGTTATGGCTGGTGTTTTGGGTATTTATGGTTTGATTATTGCGGTTATTATCAGTACTGGGATTAACCCAAAGGCTAAATCTTATTACCTTTTCGATGGCTATGCTCATCTTTCCTCTGGCCTTGCTTGTGGTCTTGCTGGTCTCTCCGCCGGCATGGCTATTGGGATCGTCGGCGATGCTGGCGTTAGGTATTGTGATCTAATTGTGCTTGGATTTTTTTTTggctattttttgaatttaaactctTTAGAATTGAAATGTTGTTTGCGGGATTCAAATTCCATTTGCTGTAATAGTAGGACAGAGAATTGAACTTTGGGAATAGTAACATATGTAATTTGAGGAAGGGGTCATATACCATTTGATACCTGAGTTTagcttcaatgttcaatttggtacttgagtttggcTTCCATGTTTAATTTGGCAGCTGAGTTTTTTTCCCCCCAATTTGGTACCTGAGATTGGcatcaatgttcaatttggtacctagaTCAAACGTCATCTTGTTCCCAATGAATGTTTTACACGAATGCTCTAGTAATAAAAAGACATAGCTACATAGGTACTTACTTGGGAGAAaaagttcaggtaccaaattTAACATTGAAGCCAAACTTAGGTACTTAACTAGGACAAAAGAAAACTAAGTATCAGTTTGAaaaacttaggtaccaaattgaagccaaattgaacattaaagctaaattcaggtaccaaattgaacatggAAGCCAAATTCAGGggccaaattgaacattgaaccAAACTCAAGTGCCGAATAGTATGTAACTCTTTTAGAAAATTAGTGTTGTATGTTGTGACAAATTTTTTGAAGGGATTTAGTTTTAGGGTTTTGCTACAATTGATGGAAGTACATTTGTATAATAAGTGTGATCATATGCTCATTGACCTAGATTAGCTGGAAATTGACTTGTTTCACAAAATGTAGTTTAATTCGATTCAACTAAGGTATTTAGAAGTTATAAAGATTTGTGGGTTTCATCCATTTACTACTGATAATCATTGATCTTTCCCTTGGTTGTTTCCTTGTATATTTATGTGCATTATCTTTATAGCAATAGGTTTTTGCTTTGTCTTCGGTTTCGAGATTCATTGCAATTGTGAGAACATGCCTTGCTTGATTTAGTTTCTCTACTCATTTATTTGCAGAGCCAATGCCCAACAGCCAAAGCTTTTTGTTGGAATGATTCTTATCCTCATTTTTGCTGAGGCTTTGGCTCTGTATGGGCTCATCGTCGGTATCATCCTCTCTTCTCGTGCCGGTCAATCCCGAGCTGAATAGAGTGCAATATTCCAAGACTCGGGATTTTGTATCcgttcattcattttcatttgctGTTTGTAAGATTAGAACATAGATTCGATTCGAAATAATTCGTTTTTTACATTGTTTCTATTCTCTATTTCTGGAATCAAATAGTTCAGTGTACTGTAAAGACCATTATGTTGATATTTTTCACTCAATTCTGCAATTGGCATTGCAATAATGAAGTTCTACTATCAGCTTCCCCACTTCTCTATTGTCTTTCTTAATTTGGATATACACTTGCATGCGGTAAAAATGGAAGTTGCATTTTGACTTCTCTACTCAAATCATGGGCAAATTAGTTTCTGTATATCAGAGTAAATTGgtcattctgttaaaattttcatctattgGTTTCCGTATGTCAAAATTAGGTACACGTGACATATCAAGTGtaattatttagttattttgttagctatattagtttttaacaatataaatgggTGAATTTTTTAACAGAATAGATCAGTTTACTCTTTGATCATGTATAGGggttaatttattcatttttaaattaaaaagataatataaTTTGAATCCTAATACGGGGACTTGCATGGTACTTTTATCCTTTCATGCTCGTTGTGTGAAGTCATTTAAGGCCATGTATGGATGAGGAGATCAACCACGGAAAACAGAGATGacatgtatatgcatatatgttaaTGGCAAGTATATTAAGATCTCAAGTTCGAGTTTTATTTTAGTTAACTAGTCTGGATTGAACTAGTTATTCatgttataattgtgataatTGATTTCATtagaattgtttttttaattatatgtgtttcctCAAATGCATCAGCTCTCAATGAAtatatgagatgatagagaattaagGTTTTATACATTGGGTTTAATTACGGTTTTACTTTCTCTATTATCATAATTTTTGAGATTTGATCCCACTATTTTTTTGCCAAAATTTAGTTcctttactttaatttattatagGTTACTCTCCTATAATGTTAATAGCAAAGTAATAAATAGTTCTTTTTacagttaaaatgtaattttatcatcatttttatacggatcaaataataattttatcgttttgaGAGGAGCAAACTgtaaaattatcatatattaacttaaaactttacaaatttgAAAGAGTTTAAACTTATCGTCATTAGTTGGTGTCGTTAAAATAATGGCgtgaaatttattataaaatagtcaGTTGAAAACGGATTATTAGAtgatcaaataacattaaaaagaaaattttcatcaCCACTCTAATAACATTGATTAGTAGTGTTATTAATTTGGGcctactaataatattataaaactaaagggattaaattttatataactgATTAAATCTGAAACTTCAATCTAATAGAGGGACTAAACCACAATTAAACCTAACTTTTGAGATAGGCTTTACACCCATGGCTCTATTTGAAGCTTTCAACCGTATGGAATAAAATGTCAATATCTTTTAGAATTTTCAAAAGGGCCCAGTATATCTACCAATCTTTTCAAATCGATACACTTCATAGTCAATAGTTGTAAAGTTGGGTTTTGGACCAACCTATGAACCCTAGTCCCTAGGGTGCTACTTAAGCAAGTTGGACCATGTGGGCACAGCTTTAATTAATAATGCATTCTAATAAATTGATTGAAAATGTCTAGCCATACAAAAAAGCATAATTGTTTATGTAAATAGacaaatgaatgaaaaattttatactCCATTAGTGGACTACATCCCAAGTTTAAGCTTTAGGTTTGAGAAATGATACAACTAGATATATAAATTGGATGGTTCGGGTTGGGTTCGGATTAGGTCGATTATggtaaattttcttatttatttaaattcaggTTATTTTgagttaaatgtgaaattaaaaaaattacattaaaaaaatcataatttagcTATAAAATTTTTTAGATTCAAGTTGTTTTGGGTTCGGGTTCTTTTAAGTTTAGGTTAGTTTAGGTTCAAGTTTTGATTCGGGTTGTtgacaatttattttattttaatattaatctcattataTGTCCTTATCATATCTACTCTTTTTGATATCATACCTAAAACAACTAATAGTCTCTCCTCAACCCTTAGacaggaggataatgcgcttcagcacactcgaacccacgtcttCCTATACTGGCAACAATGCCGATGCCGATCGATCTATGACATTTTGAATTCCGATTATtaaccttttatgattaattACCCCAATCCACCTTTTGCAAATCAATACATCATATAATAATGCATGGGCAACCCCAACACCATGATTCAACAAACAATAAAACCACATTCATGTCTGGTTATTAATTAGATCAAATCAATAATAATGCATTTTCAAGTACTTTTGCTTGTCTTAATTAGGACAAAGAATTCCTTAGTAAATTAATACAAAGACAATGGGGAAATGATGTAATCTTGTCTGGTTTTATTGAAGTTGAAGAACATGACCTGCAACAAAATTATAATCTTTGAAAATTTCTTATTTGGAcattattataattcaatttgacCCTAAAAACTGTACCATCCAAGAAaactatatattaaaattattataaagtttaaaataaaaaacccttTAACGGTCACTGCTTCAGATTTGGATTTCTTTGGTTCATTTCTCAATGTCGTCTTCTCCATTTCTTAAATACCCcatattttcttgctgatttcgaGAAAGGGTTAATTGCACAAAACATCCCAAATATTTCATAAGATTTTTAATTGAGTCTTCAAGGTATTAGTATTGTATGTAAGGATTGAATGTCAGAGCTCTTACTTGACGTCGAGCATATCTAAAACACGCAGATCAAATGATAAACTAAATTCCACGGATAATGTATCAAGTACTAACCCATGGAATTTGATTCACGTGTTCTGAATATCCGAGTTGATAATCAGTGCTCAATGTAATGATTACACCAGCCAAAAGACCTGATCGATATGATaataatactttgataactcaaTTAGAACGTATCAAACTTTGAAATCGatttaaaagattttaattttGCATTCTCGTTTTAGGAATGCAATGTATATTATCATTATTTCTAAATccgaataataataaaaaagctaGAAGTAGAAACAGGTAGTTAGCTTTTGGCAAATGTATTGGTTGCCTTTTCAATTATAATCAAAGTATAACTTTCTAAAATAAGGGCTTAGTTACGAGTTCGGtactcttaaaataaaaaattttaaaattaataaaataaaatcacattttaattctcttaaaaataaaaaatttaatttaatttttaaaaaataattaaaataataaaattatatttttttcatcctaaAAATTATACTATTTCGTCCCTACTTCCCTTTAATAGAGTTGGTGACCCACCCAAGAGTAACTTAGGGCAGTGAGCCATCACCCGCCTGACACTTTTTCTCAGTTACCCTGAAAATTTGGGTCTTTGTCTTCTTCTTACTCACCTTTTTTCCTCCATTGAAGTTGAAAACCATGGAAAACACAGGGAGATATTGAACTATTCATTTCCACAGTTAAAAATTAGCGATGTTGATACAATAATCAGACAGATACACGTGATATGTCACGTGTAACTTTTTCTAacacataaaattaaattttaacattaaaaaatggataaattttttaataaaaagattaatttgcTCTATGATTTGATGCACAATGAATAATTTTATGCATGCTTTCAGTGGAGAGAGTAAAATATAATCTAATCTAACTTCATTTCCAAACTAACATTTAACACAAATTGCCGACTAAATTAATGGTGAAAGTACCTTCCAAGTCCTCCTGTTATAAAGATCaaatcaatttagtccaattactattaaataaatcaaattattaaaagataacacgaatattattatttttttcatttgcaAATCAACtataaaaaacttttaaaatcttacctctattaaataataattttttaaaattttaatctcattatagattcttATCACATCTGATCTTTTGATATAATATCTAAAACTACCCATAGCTCTTCACCCactcttaaataggaggataatgcacttcaacgcACCTGAACCCATATCCTTCTACACTGACGATAATATcgataccaatcgagttaagactcaatcgagtaaagtatttaaaatataatggTAAAACACGAGAATTCCATGTGGCATCACGAGAgtcctaaactatttttttaaaattaaaagatgtaATCAATTTGGTTTTGCCCTAAAATCCAATggtgattattttttaaaaaaattggtttagaCAGGGTGTAAGTCTCGG includes:
- the LOC107907818 gene encoding polyprenol reductase 2; amino-acid sequence: MNSLDVLMEALASQSINPIKTTLIWLLRTTWIVGTLPILIASLPSPCLNSFHSLLLSFAKRGKIMPSSSHRFTVPQSFFLHFYLLALIWTTTLLMGTWYFAYKVTPLSTESLSYLAAANHLTGGSLVFSLHKSRFSSVDDRFNVWKAVFLLLLMEIHVLRRLYETFQVFNYSPSARMHIVGYLTGIYFYTAAPLSLCTFCVLEAFNFAADQVAEFKVEGQEMVSITDFDLWGYMKPLTRLGWCQWTGAVIFAWGWFHQLRCHAILGSLRERGDRTNKYVIPYGDWFEVVSSPHYLSEMILYAGLLVASGGTDFTIWLLLGFVVANLVLAAAETHRWYLRKFENYPRNRQAILPFVY
- the LOC107909439 gene encoding V-type proton ATPase 16 kDa proteolipid subunit, coding for MSSTFSGDETAPFFGFLGAAAALVFSCMGAAYGTAKSGVGVASMGVMRPELVMKSIVPVVMAGVLGIYGLIIAVIISTGINPKAKSYYLFDGYAHLSSGLACGLAGLSAGMAIGIVGDAGVRANAQQPKLFVGMILILIFAEALALYGLIVGIILSSRAGQSRAE